One part of the Anopheles coustani chromosome 2, idAnoCousDA_361_x.2, whole genome shotgun sequence genome encodes these proteins:
- the LOC131265376 gene encoding hornerin gives MLAVALVHLATGENTVSSGKLLSGPPPPPPPSSSTSLGSLYRSARDDYNARRACSNCGPGYERDMRTYGRRGIVGYYSGMGPIEDDRNWYYRPEVFDDRMRGGGAGYQQPYNGGGYRQPAYMMGYEYDRYMQRPDDRGYPGYGYPGMGMNGGGGFYDPGSSRMGQYPEMMRGYGYRGNGYDNLDPQYEYYMTQRGAGGMSSRDRYYQPQGYYEDRMSYGGQYDQKNFRPWDQTYRGISGFDNSGRGYYFASRPPTSSSPSSPSAPSPSSPSSSPSYSAHASYHVQAQPAAAPSGYGSPGGHEPAHRPVGGGHQGYRPDYQHHGGPDRPDYQPPADSGTNCCRNRYPEQSPHHHSGHGPSGPSAASGYGDGAGGSHGRPTSSAGTWSYVSSGPTGVQHHASSAQVSYGEHSGGGGGPGQYPGGSGGASAHESSYGGNRGGSSDHRREPDSRHQSTAYGGRPRPSSAIGDTSYLMDRADGSDDANRVPTDPAHKPTDNDNDDDTAIRAKPESNAPKNAHTEPEQPSSTNNAGSESSAQNIDRSA, from the exons ATGTTGGCGGTGGCTTTGGTGCACTTGGCCACCGGCGAAAACACGGTCAGCTCGGGCAAACTGTTGAGTGGTCCCccaccacctccgccaccTTCCTCGAGCACGTCGCTTGGAAGTTTGTACCGCAGCGCCCGGGACGACTACAACGCCAGAAGGGCCTGCTCCAACTGTGGTCCCGGGTACGAGCGGGACATGCGCACCTATGGGCGGCGCGGAATCGTCGGATACTACAGCGGCATGGGTCCGATCGAGGACGATCGCAACTGGTACTACCGTCCGGAGGTGTTTGACGATCGGATGCGCGGTGGTGGCGCCGGATATCAGCAGCCATACAATGGTGGTGGCTACCGACAGCCTGCCTACATGATGGG TTACGAGTACGATCGCTATATGCAACGTCCGGACGATCGCGGATATCCAGGCTATGGCTACCCGGGGATGGGCATGAACGGCGGCGGTGGATTCTACGATCCTGGCAGTAGCCGAATGGGTCAGTATCCGGAGATGATGCGAGGCTACGGCTACCGCGGGAATGGCTACGACAATCTGGATCCACAGTACGAGTACTACATGACGCAACGAGGTGCCGGCGGTATGAGCAGTCGAG ATCGCTACTACCAACCGCAGGGATATTATGAAGACCGCATGAGCTACGGAGGACAGTACGATCAGAAGAATTTCCGCCCCTGGGATCAAACCTACAG AGGAATATCTGGTTTTGATAATTCTGGACGTGGTTATTATTTTGCAAGTCGTCCCCCGACCTCCtcctcaccatcatcaccatcagcaccgTCCCcctcatcgccatcatcgtcaCCTTCGTACTCCGCACACGCCTCATACCATGTCCAAGCCCAACCGGCTGCCGCCCCATCGGGCTACGGAAGCCCGGGTGGCCACGAGCCGGCTCATCGACCGGTCGGTGGCGGTCATCAGGGTTATCGGCCGGACTACCAGCATCACGGAGGCCCCGATCGGCCCGACTACCAGCCGCCGGCCGACTCCGGCACCAACTGCTGTCGAAACCGATACCCGGAGCAGTCGCCCCATCACCATTCCGGCCACGGTCCATCGGGACCGAGTGCGGCCTCGGGCTACGGAGACGGAGCCGGTGGAAGCCACGGTCGACCGACATCGTCTGCCGGAACGTGGAGCTACGTGAGCAGCGGCCCGACCGGTGTCCAACACCACGCCAGTAGTGCTCAGGTATCGTACGGAGAGCATTCCGGAGGCGGAGGAGGCCCGGGCCAGTATCCCGGTGGAAGTGGTGGTGCGTCCGCACACGAATCATCGTACGGCGGTAACCGAGGGGGCAGCAGCGACCATCGTCGGGAACCGGACAGTCGCCATCAGAG CACTGCCTATGGTGGACGTCCGAGGCCATCATCGGCGATAGGTGACACGAGCTACCTGATGGACCGGGCCGATGGCAGCGACGACGCCAATCGGGTGCCCACGGACCCGGCCCACAAACCGaccgacaacgacaacgacgatgacACCGCCATCCGTGCCAAACCGGAATCGAACGCTCCGAAAAACGCCCACACTGAGCCGGAGCAGCCTAGCTCGACTAATAATGCCGGCTCCGAATCGAGCGCACAAAACATCGATCGCAGTGCATAA
- the LOC131265375 gene encoding chondroitin sulfate N-acetylgalactosaminyltransferase 1 has protein sequence MARMVGSKLLARLLLLISSVTLISLLALTRCGLGGIVVKENAGSSQTALASGGGQGGESEYQSGDSRHEARQPDAIDPLPKQERFQSDTEQQQSGYLQMLQQREEENLREVAKLTAEIKALKLQILQLKSSLTAAEAMPAAAAFPANSNGSLLLQAPQATMYDCSAFIRRQVGSAEILHGLPLNNEYELIPFNHFTFSRVYPIELGLGKRVVEKPIGYKRKDLLGALNKALETLNRNITSAAQRYTLDDFTEGIYRNEPTTGTQYELYFRTKELPTRPQQQQQPQQQQSQQAAAQHHDAHFHGTTKLIVMRPFAPLQTVQLEAYAKQQEKELIYIILPLSGRTGTFQSFMDKYVKIALKHDRRVHLTVVYFGEDGLSEARSVMSRVIGMKNSGGTSSNLKLLALNETFSRAKALRVGAENVWSSQPDKNNDILLFMCDVDIVFSAKFLDRCRWNTKPNRKVYYPVVFSLYNPHVVYTLQGKEVPPETDQLVISKDSGFWRDFGYGMTCQYRSDFLRVRGFDEEIIGWGGEDVMLYRKYVRSHIKVIRATDPGVFHIWHPKVCSDPVMSTPNGGQRLTLDQYRACIRSRALNEASHAQLGFLAFRDDIVANEHSLARSNSQPKGQTLGGTQNSTKGSSLTNASSLRTDSERFRQQADRKVQGSGSSSGNGKSVDTKKTI, from the exons ATGGCGCGCATGGTAGGCTCCAAGTTGCTGGCCAGGCTGCTTCTGCTGATATCATCGGTCACGCTCATATCACTGCTAGCGTTGACGCGGTGCGGTCTGGGAGGTATAGTGGTGAAGGAAAATGCCGGTTCTAGTCAAACCGCACTGGCCAGCGGAGGCGGACAAGGGGGCGAAAGTGAGTACCAGAGTGGAGACAGCCGCCATGAGGCTCGTCAACCGGATGCGATCGATCCGTTGCCAAAACAAGAGCGCTTCCAGTCGGACACAGAGCAGCAGCAGAGCGGGTATCTGCAAATGCTGCAACAACGGGAGGAGGAAAACCTTCGCGAGGTGGCAAAGTTGACGGCCGAAATCAAGGCGCTAAAACTGCAAATCTTGCAGCTCAAAAGTAGCCTAACGGCGGCCGAAGCGATGCCAGCAGCAGCCGCTTTTCCAGCGAACAGCAACGGCTCGCTTCTGCTCCAGGCGCCCCAAGCAACTATGTACGACTGTTCGGCCTTCATCCGGAGACAAGTCGGTTCGGCTGAGATCCTGCACGGCTTACCGCTGAACAACGAGTACGAGCTGATTCCGTTCAACCACTTCACCTTCAGCAGGGTTTATCCCATCGAGCTGGGGCTCGGGAAGCGTGTGGTCGAAAAGCCGATCGGTTACAAACGGAAGGATCTCTTGGGTGCCCTGAACAAAGCGCTCGAAACGCTCAACCGCAATATTACGTCCGCTGCGCAACGCTACAccctggacgacttcaccgaGGGTATCTATAGGAACGAGCCGACGACGGGAACGCAGTACGAACTATATTTCCGAACGAAGGAACTACCAACCCGCcctcagcaacaacagcagccgcagcagcagcaatcgcAGCAGGCCGCAGCGCAACACCATGATGCACATTTCCACGGTACCACCAAACTGATCGTCATGCGTCCTTTTGCACCCCTGCAGACCGTCCAGCTGGAGGCGTACGCGAAGCAGCAGGAGAAAGAACTGATCTACATCATCCTGCCGCTGTCCGGGCGCACCGGTACATTCCAGAGCTTCATGGACAAGTACGTGAAGATTGCGCTGAAGCACGATCGACGTGTCCATCTGACGGTGGTGTACTTTGGCGAAGATGGCCTATCAGAAGCGCGCTCTGTTATGAGCCGTGTCATTGGGATGAAGAACAGTGGAGGAACCAGTTCGAACTTGAAGTTACTAGCGCTCAATGAAACGTTCTCCAGAG CCAAAGCATTGCGTGTAGGAGCGGAAAACGTTTGGAGTTCCCAGCCGGATAAGAACAACGACATTCTGCTGTTCATGTGCGATGTGGACATAGTGTTTAGCGCCAAATTTCTCGACAGGTGTCGATGGAATACTAAACCGAACAGGAAG GTCTACTATCCGGTGGTGTTCAGCTTATACAACCCGCACGTTGTGTACACGCTGCAGGGCAAGGAGGTACCTCCGGAGACGGATCAGTTGGTCATTTCGAAGGATTCCGGTTTTTGGCGAGACTTTGGCTACGGTATGACGTGCCAGTATCGGTCGGATTTTTTGCGTGTCCGTGGCTTCGACGAGGAGATCATCGGCTGGGGCGGTGAGGACGTCATGCTCTACCGGAAGTATGTCCGCTCACACATCAAGGTAATACGGGCCACCGATCCCGGTGTGTTTCATATCTGGCATCCGAAGGTTTGCTCCGATCCAGTCATGTCTACGCCCAACGGGGGTCAACGGCTCACCCTCGACCAGTACCGGGCCTGTATTCGTTCACGGGCCCTCAACGAAGCGTCCCATGCGCAGCTCGGGTTTCTGGCCTTCCGTGACGATATTGTTGCCAACGAGCACTCGCTAGCTCGTTCGAACTCGCAACCGAAAGGACAAACGCTTGGAGGCACACAAAACAGCACGAAAGGCAGCTCGCTAACGAACGCCTCATCCCTCAGAACCGATTCGGAACGATTCCGACAGCAAGCGGATAGGAAAGTTCAGGGCAGTGGAAGCTCGAGCGGGAACGGCAAATCGGTAGATACCAAGAAAACCATATGA
- the LOC131267337 gene encoding uncharacterized protein LOC131267337 isoform X2 yields the protein MARDVSYVSIKSRSKPVIFVHSLVSNRFTRKYGILSLLLLATLGVLFYRRVLFQKYIHETLPLYQRSVSLVFGNESWAQKENGAGWNDRWLPIGDPEKKFKIYSAYFDPRLEIVESYVVPDGFLPFGSVRIFAILPYKVRKSDVFCNFRSDNTFTAQHRADEVEAIHEHWNMEFAATYVICKLAGNVSKRTARLPDEVALSYHDEPSMREATTFVRIKYPTGTDMLHRAAPPRSLAVCVGPLHHDFSNALRVVEFFEYYKLNGAERFYVYNKSATAEVNEVLRHYEASGLVEVLDWHFEGYAFESELRYEGIFVALNDCLYRSTVAGGFQYSAIVDFDELLFPAGDEETLLEYLQANDRYDVHSFNFQGVFFYDIYPPDFSRVPAWANNTYLYTEVRNVRTKNPLLHHNRSKYVLKGRNVLEAGNHQVWTAVRDTREYPVPESEGLLMHYRDGNLGYDYENIVSDNRIRDRFGYTIWRVVNDQCGHIFPTTGVCPLGPVNYKQTGSAQ from the exons ATGGCACGGGATGTGTCATACGTGTCGATAAAATCACGTTCCAAGCCGGTGATCTTTGTGCACTCATTAGTTTCGAACCGGTTTACGCGAAAATATGGCATCCTCTCGCTGTTGCTCCTGGCAACGCTCGGCGTGCTCTTCTACCGAAGGGTTCTATTT CAAAAATACATACACGAAACACTGCCGCTGTATCAACGATCCGTTTCGCTGGTGTTTGGAAACGAAAGCTGGGCGCAAAAGGAGAACGGAGCGGGTTGGAACGACCGATGGTTACCGATAGGTGATCCGGAAAAGAAATTTAAGATATATTCCGCCTACTTTGATCCCCGGCTGGAGATTGTTG AATCGTACGTTGTTCCCGATGGCTTCCTTCCGTTCGGTAGTGTTCGTATATTTGCGATATTACCGTACAAGGTACGAAAATCGGATGTCTTTTGCAACTTTAG GTCCGATAACACCTTTACCGCGCAGCATCGGGCGGACGAGGTGGAGGCGATACACGAGCACTGGAACATGGAGTTTGCCGCTACATATGTGATATGTAAATTGGCCGGAAATGTCAGCAAGCGTACCGCCCGGTTGCCGGATGAGGTAGCTTTAAGCTATCACGATGAGCCTAGCATGCGTGAAGCCACCACGTTCGTTCGCATCAA GTACCCCACGGGAACGGATATGCTGCATCGCGCAGCTCCCCCCCGGTCGCTGGCCGTGTGTGTCGGTCCACTGCATCATGATTTTTCCAACGCGCTGCGAGTGGTGGAATTTTTCGAATACTACAAACTGAATGGTGCCGAACGGTTCTACGTGTACAACAAGTCGGCCACGGCAGAGGTGAATGAGGTACTCCGGCATTACGAGGCCAGCGGGTTGGTCGAGGTGTTGGATTGGCATTTTGAAG GATACGCGTTCGAGAGCGAACTGCGGTATGAAGGCATCTTTGTGGCGCTGAACGATTGCCTCTACCGCTCCACGGTGGCCGGTGGCTTCCAGTACAGTGCGATTGTCGACTTCGATGAGCTGCTGTTCCCGGCCGGCGATGAAGAAACGCTGCTCGAGTACCTGCAAGCAAACGACCGGTACGACGTACACTCgttcaactttcaaggtgTGTTTTTCTACGATATCTACCCCCCGGACTTCTCTCGTGTACCGGCGTGGGCAAACAATACCTACCTCTACACCGAAGTGCGCAATGTGCGGACGAAAAACCCCCTGCTGCACCACAATCGCAGCAAGTATGTGCTGAAGGGTCGGAACGTGCTGGAGGCAGGCAACCATCAGGTGTGGACGGCGGTCCGAG ATACCCGCGAGTACCCCGTTCCAGAAAGTGAAGGATTGTTGATGCACTACCGCGACGGTAACCTTGGTTACGATTATGAAAATATCGTGAGTGATAATCGCATCCGCGACCGTTTCGGATACACGATTTGGCGTGTGGTGAACGACCAGTGTGGGCACATCTTCCCCACGACGGGAGTGTGTCCGCTCGGCCCTGTAAACTATAAGCAGACTGGATCCGCACAGTAG
- the LOC131267338 gene encoding synaptobrevin isoform X2, producing the protein MSAPEAGNSNGTQPTGATGSSNATNNRLKQTQAQVDEVVGIMRVNVEKVLERDQKLSELDSRADALQQGASQFEQKAAKLKRKQWWANMKMMIIMGVIGVVLLIIIILSIIY; encoded by the exons ATGTCAGCCCCAGAAGCCGGAAATTCCAATGG TACGCAGCCGACCGGTGCCACCGGATCAAGCAATGCCACCAACAACCGGCTCAAGCAAACCCAGGCCCAGGTGGACGAGGTGGTCGGTATCATGCGCGTGAACGTGGAAAAAGTGCTGGAACGTGACCAGAAGCTCTCGGAATTGGACTCGCGGGCGGACGCACTGCAGCAAGGCGCGTCGCAGTTCGAGCAAAAGGCCGCCAAGCTGAAGAGAAAGCAATGGTGGGCCAacatgaagatgatgatcaTCATGGGCGTGATAGGAGTGGTGCTGTTAATTATTATCATCC TGTCCATCatttattaa
- the LOC131267337 gene encoding uncharacterized protein LOC131267337 isoform X1, protein MARDVSYVSIKSRSKPVIFVHSLVSNRFTRKYGILSLLLLATLGVLFYRRVLFPCSVSQQKYIHETLPLYQRSVSLVFGNESWAQKENGAGWNDRWLPIGDPEKKFKIYSAYFDPRLEIVESYVVPDGFLPFGSVRIFAILPYKVRKSDVFCNFRSDNTFTAQHRADEVEAIHEHWNMEFAATYVICKLAGNVSKRTARLPDEVALSYHDEPSMREATTFVRIKYPTGTDMLHRAAPPRSLAVCVGPLHHDFSNALRVVEFFEYYKLNGAERFYVYNKSATAEVNEVLRHYEASGLVEVLDWHFEGYAFESELRYEGIFVALNDCLYRSTVAGGFQYSAIVDFDELLFPAGDEETLLEYLQANDRYDVHSFNFQGVFFYDIYPPDFSRVPAWANNTYLYTEVRNVRTKNPLLHHNRSKYVLKGRNVLEAGNHQVWTAVRDTREYPVPESEGLLMHYRDGNLGYDYENIVSDNRIRDRFGYTIWRVVNDQCGHIFPTTGVCPLGPVNYKQTGSAQ, encoded by the exons ATGGCACGGGATGTGTCATACGTGTCGATAAAATCACGTTCCAAGCCGGTGATCTTTGTGCACTCATTAGTTTCGAACCGGTTTACGCGAAAATATGGCATCCTCTCGCTGTTGCTCCTGGCAACGCTCGGCGTGCTCTTCTACCGAAGGGTTCTATTT CCTTGTTCCGTTTCGCAGCAAAAATACATACACGAAACACTGCCGCTGTATCAACGATCCGTTTCGCTGGTGTTTGGAAACGAAAGCTGGGCGCAAAAGGAGAACGGAGCGGGTTGGAACGACCGATGGTTACCGATAGGTGATCCGGAAAAGAAATTTAAGATATATTCCGCCTACTTTGATCCCCGGCTGGAGATTGTTG AATCGTACGTTGTTCCCGATGGCTTCCTTCCGTTCGGTAGTGTTCGTATATTTGCGATATTACCGTACAAGGTACGAAAATCGGATGTCTTTTGCAACTTTAG GTCCGATAACACCTTTACCGCGCAGCATCGGGCGGACGAGGTGGAGGCGATACACGAGCACTGGAACATGGAGTTTGCCGCTACATATGTGATATGTAAATTGGCCGGAAATGTCAGCAAGCGTACCGCCCGGTTGCCGGATGAGGTAGCTTTAAGCTATCACGATGAGCCTAGCATGCGTGAAGCCACCACGTTCGTTCGCATCAA GTACCCCACGGGAACGGATATGCTGCATCGCGCAGCTCCCCCCCGGTCGCTGGCCGTGTGTGTCGGTCCACTGCATCATGATTTTTCCAACGCGCTGCGAGTGGTGGAATTTTTCGAATACTACAAACTGAATGGTGCCGAACGGTTCTACGTGTACAACAAGTCGGCCACGGCAGAGGTGAATGAGGTACTCCGGCATTACGAGGCCAGCGGGTTGGTCGAGGTGTTGGATTGGCATTTTGAAG GATACGCGTTCGAGAGCGAACTGCGGTATGAAGGCATCTTTGTGGCGCTGAACGATTGCCTCTACCGCTCCACGGTGGCCGGTGGCTTCCAGTACAGTGCGATTGTCGACTTCGATGAGCTGCTGTTCCCGGCCGGCGATGAAGAAACGCTGCTCGAGTACCTGCAAGCAAACGACCGGTACGACGTACACTCgttcaactttcaaggtgTGTTTTTCTACGATATCTACCCCCCGGACTTCTCTCGTGTACCGGCGTGGGCAAACAATACCTACCTCTACACCGAAGTGCGCAATGTGCGGACGAAAAACCCCCTGCTGCACCACAATCGCAGCAAGTATGTGCTGAAGGGTCGGAACGTGCTGGAGGCAGGCAACCATCAGGTGTGGACGGCGGTCCGAG ATACCCGCGAGTACCCCGTTCCAGAAAGTGAAGGATTGTTGATGCACTACCGCGACGGTAACCTTGGTTACGATTATGAAAATATCGTGAGTGATAATCGCATCCGCGACCGTTTCGGATACACGATTTGGCGTGTGGTGAACGACCAGTGTGGGCACATCTTCCCCACGACGGGAGTGTGTCCGCTCGGCCCTGTAAACTATAAGCAGACTGGATCCGCACAGTAG
- the LOC131267338 gene encoding synaptobrevin-1 isoform X1, with amino-acid sequence MSAPEAGNSNGTQPTGATGSSNATNNRLKQTQAQVDEVVGIMRVNVEKVLERDQKLSELDSRADALQQGASQFEQKAAKLKRKQWWANMKMMIIMGVIGVVLLIIIILWIVPSGSSSSPPPAVEASTANPENP; translated from the exons ATGTCAGCCCCAGAAGCCGGAAATTCCAATGG TACGCAGCCGACCGGTGCCACCGGATCAAGCAATGCCACCAACAACCGGCTCAAGCAAACCCAGGCCCAGGTGGACGAGGTGGTCGGTATCATGCGCGTGAACGTGGAAAAAGTGCTGGAACGTGACCAGAAGCTCTCGGAATTGGACTCGCGGGCGGACGCACTGCAGCAAGGCGCGTCGCAGTTCGAGCAAAAGGCCGCCAAGCTGAAGAGAAAGCAATGGTGGGCCAacatgaagatgatgatcaTCATGGGCGTGATAGGAGTGGTGCTGTTAATTATTATCATCC TTTGGATCGTTCCGAGTGGTTCCTCGTCGAGTCCTCCGCCGGCGGTTGAGGCATCTACAGCAAACCCGGAAAATCCCTAA